A stretch of DNA from Planococcus antarcticus DSM 14505:
GGAGCAGAAAATCAACCAAGATCTTGATGAAGCCATCGCGATGACGGAACTCAACAAAGAATCTAAAACGGACATTAAAGACCTAGCTTCGAAATACGATAGCGATTCGTCTGTAGACGATGAACTGGAATCGTTAAAAGCCGGCATTAACGTGGAAGATGAACTGGAAGCATTGAAAAGCCAGTTGGGCAAAAATGAATGATGAATCTCGTACGAATAGTTTCCTGTAGGCTGAAAGGAGGCAAGCACAGTGGTCATTCAATATAAATGCCCAAACTGCGGGTCAGACATGGCGTTCAACAGTGAATCGGGCCACTTGTCCTGTCCAAGCTGCGGCAGACAGGATGACATCGAAACATTTCCGGAAACCCATATTCTGCGAAAATTCGACCCGAGTGAAGCAAAAGAATACCATTGTGAAAACTGCGGAGCTGTTATTTTGACTGAAGCCGAAACCACTGCGACCCACTGCAGCTTTTGCGGGGCGCCGGTGCTGCTGGCAGACCGACTAACAGGTGACTTAGCTCCGGCCAAAGTAATTCCTTTTACGATTAGCAAGGATGAAGCTGTTGCTGCATTTCGGAAATGGACGAATAATGGACGGTTGACGCCAAGAGGCTTTACCAGCGGCGACCGCATTAAAAAAATGACTGGTATGTATGTGCCGTTCTGGCTGTACGACATTGACGGCACAGCAGATGTAGCGGCGCTTGCGACGCAAGTTCACAGCTATACGTCGGGTGATACGATTTACACAGAGACCAATTTTTATGATGTCCGCCGAGAAATAGACCTCAGTTATTTAAAAGTTCCGGCAGACGCATCTGAAAAGATGGACGACGAACTAATGGATAAACTCGAGCCCTATAATTACGGAGAACTCAAGGATTTCAAAATGCCTTATCTCGCAGGATATCTTGCTGAGAAATACGATTATGACGATGAGGAGCTATTTTCACGAATTGAATCGAAAATCGTGCCTTATATCGATTCGTACATAGGCAGTACCATTTCAGGTTATTCAACCGTTAGTTATACGAATAAACAAATTCAAACAAATAAAAAGAACGTGTACTATACCTTGTTTCCAGTGTGGATGGTTTACTACGATTTCGACAACAAAGAACGCACGTTTGCGATGAACGGTCAAACCGGCAAAGTGGTGGGCAAGCCGCCAATCAGTGCGTTTAAAGTTGCGGGTTGGTTCACCGGCATTGCGGCTTCAGTGTTTGCGGTGATGAAAGTGGTTGCGTTTGCTGTAGGAGGTGTTCTTTGGTGAAGGCATTTCAAGTTAACTGGCTAAGAACTCTTTGTTTAGTGCTCGTGTTCATTAGCGTAAGTGGAGTTGCTGCGTTTGCTGCTGCAGATGAGCATATTTACGACGGTGCTAATTTATTAAGCGAATCGGAAATCGTTGACTTAGAAGCGGTTGCAACAAAATACAGTCAAGAACAAAATGTCGACTTTTTGTTTTTAACAACTGCAGATGAGAATATGCCTCCTATTACCGATTACATGGGTGATTTTTTTGAACAATGGTCTATTGAAAACAATCAAGAAAACGTAGTGTTATTAACAATGAATATCGCGACGCGTGATGTTTACTTAGCTGGTTTTGGAACGGCGGAAACCACACTGGATAATAAACGCGTCGAGTTGGTCCTAGACCGAATTGTTCCTGAAATGCAAAATGGCGATTATGCGGATGCTTTTCGTGAGACAGTGACTACGTCAAGTCGCTATATGGAATATCGTCCAGGCGTCAATCCGGAAAACATCCTTCTTAAAAGCTGGTTCCAGCTTCTTGTTGCATTATTGCTGGGGCGGGTGTTGTTGGTTTCATGCTTTACAATGCAGGTGGACGTGTGACAACGACTGCTAGTACGTATTTTGATGGTGATCATACAAGAGTGACCAGTGCGCGCGACCACTTCCGCAACAAAACCGTTTCACGTCGCAAAGTTCCGAAGAACAACAGCGGAGGCGGAGGTGGTTTCGGCGGCGGAGGGACTACCGGAGGTGGCACTTCTTTCAGCGGAGGCGGCCGCAAGTTTTAAAAGTAGATCAAACCAAAGGAGGGGGAAAACAGAATGGGGTTTTTCGGCAATCAATTTTCAGATGTAGTGGAATGGGAAGAATTCAGAGAAGACATGATTTTCTGGAAATGGACGAATAATGAAGTGAAAAAAGGCAGTAAGTTAATTATTCGTCCGGGTCAAGACGCCATCTTCATGAATAACGGCAAAGTCGAAGGGGTTTTTGAAGACGAAGGCGAGTACGATATTGAATCAGAAATCGTGCCATTCCTATCAACGTTAAAAGGCTTCCGTTTTGGCTTTAATAGCGGCATGCGTGTAGAAGTGTTGTTTGTGAACACAAAAGAATTTACAGTCAGATGGGGAACGCAAAACCCAATCAATATTCCGTCACCTCAATTACCAGGCGGTATGCCAATTCGTGCCAATGGGACATTCCAGTTTAAAGTTAGCGATTATATTGGCTTAATCGATAAAATAGCAGGAGTTCGCAACAGCTATTTAGTAGACGATGTCAAAATTCGCATTACAGCCATTTTAGATCAGCTCTTAATGAAGTGGATCAGCAAAGAAGGAAAGGATATGTTCAACTTACAAGCCAATGCACATGAAATCAGTCAAGGCATTCAAGATGACTTGAATATGCAGCTGATGGACGACGGCATGAAAGTTATGGGCTTCCAAGTCATGAGCTTTAATTATCCAAAGGAAATTCAAGACATGATCAATAAAAGTGCATCACACGGTATGGTCGGCGACGTTGCCAAATACCAACAGATTTCAGTGGCCGACGCCATGGGCAAATCATCCGGGTCTAATGCAGCTTCGGACATGGCAGGTATGATGATGGGCATGAATATCGCCAAAGAAATGATGGACGGTCAGAAAGAATCTGATACTGACAAGCAACAGAACACAGCTGGAGCAGGTAATTCTTCTCTGCAGCAAGACGCTGATGGTAAGACGGTACCGAAATTCTGTCCGAACTGCGGTCAGAAAAACGAAGGCGCCAAATTCTGTCCGAATTGTGGGCAGAAGCTGGGTTAATAGATGTGCAAAACCGCCACTTGGAGAAGAATTCCAGATGGCGGTTTTTGTGTGATTTATTATGTGAAATTTGTCTTTAAAGCAAAGTCTTGCAATAATGTTGGCCATTATTTCAAACCTTCGTATGCTTCTTCAATCTTACATAATAAGTCCATAATTGAACTAAGAAAGAACCGTAAATGCCAATGCACAGTATAAATGCGAACGTTCCCCAAGAAAGCCAGTGAGACAGCTCAGTTTGTCGATTGAAGCTGTTAAATAGAAAAAACAGATACAAAAGTGTAAATGGTAAAAAGAAAGCTGTGTAGGTAAGGACCATCTTTCTCGCATGTTTTATTCGGGTTGGATTATCGCTATATAGCTGTGGTCGTTGCTGATTTCCCGTATATTCCTGGCTCCAAATAGTCCAGTTTTCCAGATTAGAATAGGAAACAAAACAATCACGCCAGCCAGCTTCTTTGTGAATAGCAAAATAGCTTGAAGGCGGTTGTCTTTGGTAATCGACTCGGTAAGCAATGCGGCGAGGCTGTCCTTTCATAAAGTGGAAAATCGTGCCGATTCGGTTGACGCGATACAAATTGAATCCACGCTGTTCCATCGACTCTAACCAGTTTTCCAGTTTGTCAGGAGAATACATCCAGCCTAATCGAACTTTTGTCACCCAGCGTCCGGAGCGTTTCAATTGTCGTTCTGCCTGCTTGTCGATTTCATTGCTTGGTTGAAGAGTTTCCGTGGTTAATGGATCTCTAAGGGATTTATTCGTTTTCGTAATTTTGACAATCGAATAGATGCCTAGTGCAACCAGACCAACTACTAACGCAAAGAACAAATACGTCACAATCCAATAAGGACTTTTTTCTACAACGATAGCTTCGTCCGTGAAAAAGTAGGAAAAAGCTAAAGAAATGGGGGCGATCAGCACACTTAGTAAATAAAATAAAAGTCCATAAAAAAGATACGTGATTGTTTGGTTGTGTTTGATGACACCGTCTCTAGTTGGAAAGTTCCTAATCGTCTGTTCAGGTTGGCTGTTTGTTGTGACTTGCCATTTCCCCGTAGTGACAGTGGTTTCCCATCCCTCGGCTTGCAAAGTTTTGGGTAGCACAGGCGACATCAATTTGTCATAAGTAATTCGGTAAATCCGGGATTCCGCCGTTGTTTCATTAAAAGAAAAGCGGCGTGTCCACCGGTTCAATCCTACAAAGGTCAGCCCACTACATGCCATTTGTGACAGCCATTGCTCTGTTTTAGTGACATCGTAGCTCCAGAAAGGTTTGTACATTCTCTTCACTTGAAATCCTCCTCATACGTCAGTGCATTTTGATGTAACTCTTTCAGTCTAGTTATTTCTTCATGCATTAGTTGGTTTCCAGTATCAGTGATTTCGTAAACAGTCTTTCGCTGTTCGTCCGCGAAAACGACAATTACTCCGTCTTTTTGCATCTTTGTCAAAGTGCCGTACACAGTTCCTGATCCAAGACGCAGTCGACCTGCTGTAATTTCCTCCACGTGTTTGACAATCCCATATCCATGTCGTGGTTTGGTTAAAGACAATAGGATATAAAAAGCGGTTTCAGTCATAGGTACGTATTTTTTTAACATTTTTTGAATATCCATAATTGACCCTCTTTTCTATATGTCACAACTCGACTATATCACGTCGTGACATATAGAGCTAATTTTTTTAAAATTTCATTATTTTTTTAAGAGAAAGGAGAAGAGATAACCTATCCTCCTATGTAAGAAAATTGGAACTTCTTATAGGTTCATTTTGAATAGAAAAATATCTATTGTTGAGAAAGAAGGAGGAAACAAGATGAATTTCAAATACACATTTACTCAAGTAATTAGCTTTAGCTTCTTGATTGGCACCGTGTTGGCTGGCCGTTCTGACGAGAAAGTTGAAGCAGAAGATTCGGGAAAAGCAGTCGAGGCTGTACTTATCAAAGAATTTACGGCGTCTGATGAAGATTTCGTCAACTTACAGCAGGAAATAGTAAACCAATTAGGCAAAGATACACCGACGTTGCTGGAGGACTCTCCAGAAGTAGTGGCGGTAAATGAGTATATAGAGGACACATAGGGGTCGTATTTAACGGATAACGAGCTCGATAATCTGATAAATAGCGGACAGGCATTTACGTATCATACTGCAGAAGATTACCAGCTGAGCATCTCAGAGATGGATGTAGAGAAAAGCGAAGTGGAGCCGACACTTTATCTATTTTCACTCGAAGTGAATTACGGGAACCCTTTTGGAAATGCTAAGAAGCATGACATTGAAGGTAAAGTGATAGTGCCGAAAAGCGTTAAAATCGGGTGATTGTCAATAGCCGATCCCGACGGACTACAATCATAGACTTTTGAAGATACGCTGGAATACTAAGCATTGTAAACAAGCGGCTAGTTCTAAAAGCAGTCTGAAATTTAATATCTAAATATTCAGATTATTATTTTGACTTTGGATTAAAAGAGCGTATGATGAAGGTAAAAGGAGGAGGAGTCTAAATGGAAGCGACCTTTGGTTTTGTGCCCATGCTCGTCCTATCGGCCGTTGTGATTGTGCTCATTATGTCCTATTTCTTCTTCCACCGTTGGGCGAAGTGAGTATTGAACAAAAAAGTTGCATGCTAGCATGTAGCTTTTTTGTATTAGCTATAAATACAAAAAATTTCTGTTTCCAGAAATCGAAATTCCAAGAAAGATAAAAAAGAGGAAATGCCGAAATAGAGCATTTCCTCTTTTCTATCTTTGTATAAACCAATTTCATAAACAAAGCGAGTTTCACATGACTTTTAAAAAAGCGTAAAGGCGAACCGGAAGACTTTTTATCCTGAAGATAAAAGGACGATAGTAACAAGCATTTCATTTTCAGCTTGTAGCCGGATTACCTGCTCATCAAGCTTCTCAAGCTCTGCGACAAAAGCACAAATGGCCCCGAAGCAATAGTGCAGATTGGACATACCATGAACTTTCCGGCGATG
This window harbors:
- a CDS encoding TFIIB-type zinc ribbon-containing protein; translation: MVIQYKCPNCGSDMAFNSESGHLSCPSCGRQDDIETFPETHILRKFDPSEAKEYHCENCGAVILTEAETTATHCSFCGAPVLLADRLTGDLAPAKVIPFTISKDEAVAAFRKWTNNGRLTPRGFTSGDRIKKMTGMYVPFWLYDIDGTADVAALATQVHSYTSGDTIYTETNFYDVRREIDLSYLKVPADASEKMDDELMDKLEPYNYGELKDFKMPYLAGYLAEKYDYDDEELFSRIESKIVPYIDSYIGSTISGYSTVSYTNKQIQTNKKNVYYTLFPVWMVYYDFDNKERTFAMNGQTGKVVGKPPISAFKVAGWFTGIAASVFAVMKVVAFAVGGVLW
- a CDS encoding SPFH domain-containing protein; its protein translation is MGFFGNQFSDVVEWEEFREDMIFWKWTNNEVKKGSKLIIRPGQDAIFMNNGKVEGVFEDEGEYDIESEIVPFLSTLKGFRFGFNSGMRVEVLFVNTKEFTVRWGTQNPINIPSPQLPGGMPIRANGTFQFKVSDYIGLIDKIAGVRNSYLVDDVKIRITAILDQLLMKWISKEGKDMFNLQANAHEISQGIQDDLNMQLMDDGMKVMGFQVMSFNYPKEIQDMINKSASHGMVGDVAKYQQISVADAMGKSSGSNAASDMAGMMMGMNIAKEMMDGQKESDTDKQQNTAGAGNSSLQQDADGKTVPKFCPNCGQKNEGAKFCPNCGQKLG
- a CDS encoding PadR family transcriptional regulator; the protein is MDIQKMLKKYVPMTETAFYILLSLTKPRHGYGIVKHVEEITAGRLRLGSGTVYGTLTKMQKDGVIVVFADEQRKTVYEITDTGNQLMHEEITRLKELHQNALTYEEDFK
- a CDS encoding DUF2812 domain-containing protein; translated protein: MYKPFWSYDVTKTEQWLSQMACSGLTFVGLNRWTRRFSFNETTAESRIYRITYDKLMSPVLPKTLQAEGWETTVTTGKWQVTTNSQPEQTIRNFPTRDGVIKHNQTITYLFYGLLFYLLSVLIAPISLAFSYFFTDEAIVVEKSPYWIVTYLFFALVVGLVALGIYSIVKITKTNKSLRDPLTTETLQPSNEIDKQAERQLKRSGRWVTKVRLGWMYSPDKLENWLESMEQRGFNLYRVNRIGTIFHFMKGQPRRIAYRVDYQRQPPSSYFAIHKEAGWRDCFVSYSNLENWTIWSQEYTGNQQRPQLYSDNPTRIKHARKMVLTYTAFFLPFTLLYLFFLFNSFNRQTELSHWLSWGTFAFILCIGIYGSFLVQLWTYYVRLKKHTKV
- a CDS encoding TPM domain-containing protein, with product MKAFQVNWLRTLCLVLVFISVSGVAAFAAADEHIYDGANLLSESEIVDLEAVATKYSQEQNVDFLFLTTADENMPPITDYMGDFFEQWSIENNQENVVLLTMNIATRDVYLAGFGTAETTLDNKRVELVLDRIVPEMQNGDYADAFRETVTTSSRYMEYRPGVNPENILLKSWFQLLVALLLGRVLLVSCFTMQVDV